From Xiphophorus hellerii strain 12219 chromosome 9, Xiphophorus_hellerii-4.1, whole genome shotgun sequence, a single genomic window includes:
- the lpla gene encoding lipoprotein lipase — translation MGKEMICFVTIWITLGNIHATFSSDVEPTANSTAFANSTVTDAPVPTTTEWMTDFTDIVSKFSLRTAELPDDDMCYMVAGRPETITECAFNPETQTFIVIHGWTVTGMFESWVPKLVSALYERVPTANVIVVDWLTRANQHYPTSAAYTKLVGRDVAKFVTWLQKELQLPWERIHLLGYSLGAHVAGIAGDLTDHKISRITGLDPAGPTFEHADDQSTLSRGDAQFVDVLHTNTRGSPDRSIGIQRPVGHIDIYPNGGTFQPGCDIQNTLLGIASEGIKGLQNMDQLIKCSHERSIHLFIDSLLNIQQQSMAYRCNSKDAFNKGMCLSCRKNRCNKLGYNINKVRMTRSARMYLKTRDMMPYKVFHYQVKAHFFSKDKQSFSEQPIKISLYGTHGEKEDIPLVLPILDSNSTSSFLITTDVDIGDLMIVKIRWEKDALFSWSDLWGSSKFHLRKLRIKCGETQSKVIFNTKEGEFAYLVRGGENAVFVKSKEDTLSRKERQMHRLKTQGSLFGQNEA, via the exons ATGGGAAAAGAAATGATTTGCTTTGTGACTATTTGGATAACTTTGGGAAACATCCATGCAACTTTTTCTTCAGATGTTGAACCCACCGCCAACTCGACTGCTTTTG CAAACAGCACAGTCACCGATGCACCTGTGCCAACCACCACTGAATGGATGACGGATTTCACTGACATCGTGTCTAAGTTCTCCCTGCGCACCGCCGAGCTCCCGGATGATGACATGTGCTACATGGTGGCCGGCAGACCAGAAACCATCACCGAGTGCGCATTCAACCCAGAAACCCAGACCTTCATTGTGATACATGGCTGGACG GTAACAGGGATGTTTGAGAGCTGGGTGCCCAAGCTGGTGTCCGCCCTGTATGAGCGCGTGCCAACTGCAAACGTGATCGTGGTGGATTGGCTGACTCGCGCCAATCAGCACTACCCCACCTCCGCAGCCTACACCAAGCTGGTTGGCCGAGATGTGGCCAAGTTCGTTACATGGCTGCAG AAAGAGCTGCAATTGCCCTGGGAGAGGATTCATCTTTTGGGATACAGTCTGGGAGCACATGTGGCTGGCATTGCTGGAGATCTCACTGACCATAAGATCAGCAGGATCACAG GTCTGGATCCCGCCGGTCCCACCTTTGAGCACGCAGACGATCAGAGCACTCTGTCCCGAGGCGATGCCCAGTTTGTGGACGTTCTGCACACCAATACCAGAGGCTCTCCAGACCGCAGCATTGGCATCCAGAGGCCAGTGGGCCATATTGACATTTACCCTAATGGAGGAACCTTCCAGCCGGGTTGTGACATCCAGAATACCTTGCTGGGGATTGCATCAGAAGGGATCAAGGGCCTCCAAA ATATGGATCAGCTTATCAAATGCTCCCATGAGCGCTCCATCCACTTGTTCATCGACTCGCTGCTGAACATCCAGCAGCAGAGCATGGCCTACCGCTGCAACTCCAAGGACGCCTTCAACAAGGGAATGTGCCTCAGCTGCAGGAAGAATCGATGCAACAAGCTTGGCTACAACATCAACAAGGTCCGGATGACCCGCAGTGCCAGGATGTACCTCAAGACTCGGGATATGATGCCTTACAAAG TTTTCCATTACCAAGTGAAGGCACACTTCTTCAGCAAGGACAAACAGAGCTTCAGTGAGCAGCCAATCAAGATTTCCCTGTATGGAACCCACGGAGAGAAGGAGGACATCCCGCTTGTCCT GCCCATCCTTGATAGCAACAGCACCTCGTCCTTCCTGATCACCACCGACGTGGACATCGGTGACCTGATGATCGTCAAGATTCGCTGGGAGAAAGACGCACTTTTCAGCTGGTCCGACCTTTGGGGCAGCAGCAAGTTTCACCTCCGAAAGCTCCGCATCAAATGTGGCGAGACTCAGTCCAA GGTGATCTTTAACACAAAGGAAGGAGAGTTTGCTTACCTTGTTAGGGGAGGGGAAAATGCAGTCTTTGTCAAGTCAAAAGAAGACACACTGAGCCGTAAAGAAAGACA GATGCACAGACTCAAGACGCAGGGTAGTCTCTTTGGTCAGAACGAGGCTTGA